The following proteins are co-located in the Gemmatimonadota bacterium genome:
- a CDS encoding ACT domain-containing protein, with product MKDCSIQLTHHPGDLARVAEALARFGANIRALAVVSVGGHAIARIIPDDIEIARHAFQAANIRFEESEVHTVLLENSPGELAAVTNRLGDAGINLEALYVTGITDDLIEIAIVCDNPKKAKKVLEEF from the coding sequence ATGAAGGACTGCTCGATCCAACTGACGCATCACCCCGGCGATCTCGCCCGGGTGGCCGAGGCGCTCGCGCGATTCGGTGCCAACATCAGGGCACTCGCAGTGGTCAGTGTCGGCGGCCACGCGATCGCGCGCATCATCCCCGACGATATCGAAATAGCACGCCACGCGTTCCAGGCCGCGAACATCCGTTTCGAGGAGAGCGAAGTGCACACCGTGCTACTCGAGAACAGCCCGGGCGAGCTCGCTGCCGTCACGAACCGACTCGGCGATGCGGGGATCAACCTCGAGGCACTCTACGTCACCGGGATCACGGACGACCTCATCGAGATCGCCATCGTCTGCGACAACCCCAAGAAGGCCAAGAAGGTGCTGGAGGAGTTCTGA
- a CDS encoding dodecin domain-containing protein has protein sequence MAESVYKVIELVGTSTESWEKAAAAAVQRASESLRDLRVAEVSELDMVLKDGAVQSYRAKVKVSFKFEADD, from the coding sequence ACAAAGTGATCGAGCTAGTAGGAACCTCTACTGAATCGTGGGAGAAGGCTGCGGCAGCAGCCGTCCAGCGTGCCTCCGAGTCGCTGCGGGACCTGCGTGTGGCGGAGGTCTCGGAGCTGGACATGGTGCTCAAGGACGGTGCCGTTCAGAGCTACCGCGCGAAGGTCAAGGTCTCCTTCAAGTTCGAAGCCGACGACTGA
- a CDS encoding DUF3500 domain-containing protein, with protein MRGILIILGAAFLTAILVAASMVRAPEPPPADTGGRMAAAAEAYVGTLGSAERDRGTWELDAEQRFDWHFVPRERYGVRLKDMNPEQRTAAHGLLQSVLSSQGYLKATGVMQLEGILGQIEGRPDRRDPEDYYFNIFGAPSEDGAWAWRFEGHHISMNFTSAGGATPSVTPAFLGSNPHVVGEGPNAGRRLLGAEEDLARELMALLTDAQLRTVIIEAEAPRDIVTGNARTVELDRFEGLPASEMNDAQSHALMHVIEEYLNNANADVAVVEMQRIHDAGLENLHFAWAGSTERGEGHYYRIHGPTVLIEYDNVQGGANHVHSVWRDPQNDFGDDLLRRHYEEAEHHQNDRLPAGSRGGAR; from the coding sequence ATGCGCGGCATCCTGATCATCCTCGGGGCGGCCTTCCTGACCGCCATCCTTGTGGCCGCGTCAATGGTCCGAGCCCCTGAGCCCCCACCCGCCGACACAGGCGGCCGCATGGCCGCGGCGGCCGAAGCGTACGTCGGAACCCTCGGTAGTGCCGAGCGCGATCGGGGCACGTGGGAGCTGGACGCCGAGCAACGCTTCGATTGGCATTTCGTACCTCGCGAGCGCTACGGTGTCCGGCTCAAGGACATGAACCCGGAGCAGCGCACCGCCGCCCACGGGCTCCTGCAGAGCGTTCTCAGTTCGCAGGGCTACTTGAAGGCGACCGGGGTCATGCAGCTCGAAGGGATCCTCGGCCAGATCGAGGGCCGGCCGGATCGACGTGATCCCGAGGACTACTACTTCAACATCTTCGGCGCCCCCTCCGAGGATGGCGCCTGGGCGTGGCGCTTCGAGGGACACCACATCTCGATGAACTTCACCTCGGCCGGAGGGGCTACTCCGTCTGTGACTCCGGCATTCCTGGGTTCGAATCCGCACGTGGTCGGGGAGGGTCCGAACGCCGGGCGACGCCTCCTGGGAGCCGAGGAGGATCTGGCCCGCGAGCTCATGGCCCTCCTCACCGACGCCCAACTCCGGACCGTGATCATCGAGGCGGAAGCTCCCCGGGACATCGTCACGGGGAACGCGCGGACGGTGGAACTGGATCGCTTCGAAGGGCTGCCCGCCTCAGAGATGAACGATGCACAGAGTCATGCGCTGATGCATGTCATCGAGGAATACCTGAACAACGCCAACGCCGACGTCGCCGTCGTGGAGATGCAGCGGATCCACGATGCCGGACTCGAGAACCTCCACTTCGCGTGGGCGGGGAGCACGGAGCGCGGCGAGGGTCACTACTACCGCATCCACGGACCTACCGTGCTGATCGAGTACGACAACGTGCAGGGTGGAGCCAACCACGTGCATTCGGTGTGGCGGGACCCCCAGAACGACTTCGGAGACGATCTGCTCCGCCGGCATTACGAGGAAGCGGAGCACCATCAGAACGACCGTCTCCCGGCGGGATCTCGGGGAGGAGCGCGATGA
- a CDS encoding DUF1801 domain-containing protein → MNRLFLLPSSVKRDPAIDAWMEEHAGGLGAIAHYWFEVMRECGDDVRELLHDGHPTACVGDAAFAYANAFAAHVNVGFFRGAELADPAGLLEGTGKYMRHVKLRPDRDIDAKALKALIDTAYTDMKGRLEPA, encoded by the coding sequence ATGAATCGACTCTTTCTGCTCCCCAGTTCGGTCAAACGCGATCCGGCCATCGATGCCTGGATGGAGGAACATGCGGGTGGCTTGGGGGCTATCGCGCACTACTGGTTTGAGGTCATGCGCGAGTGTGGAGACGATGTTCGAGAACTACTGCATGACGGCCATCCGACCGCATGTGTAGGTGACGCGGCATTCGCATACGCCAACGCATTCGCAGCGCACGTCAATGTCGGGTTTTTTCGTGGCGCTGAGCTTGCGGATCCGGCGGGCTTGTTGGAAGGCACTGGCAAGTATATGCGGCATGTGAAGCTCAGGCCGGACCGTGACATCGATGCTAAGGCCCTCAAAGCACTTATTGATACCGCCTACACTGACATGAAGGGCCGCCTTGAGCCGGCCTAG
- a CDS encoding transposase: protein MKKRRRSFTARQRVQIVLEGLQGDTTVADVCRRHQISSTMYYRWRDQLYERADRLFEKEGRGEER from the coding sequence ATGAAGAAGAGACGACGGAGTTTCACAGCGCGGCAGCGCGTACAGATCGTGCTGGAGGGTCTGCAAGGCGATACGACGGTGGCGGATGTGTGCCGTCGCCATCAGATCAGCTCGACGATGTACTACCGCTGGCGGGACCAGCTGTACGAGCGAGCGGATCGTTTGTTCGAGAAAGAGGGTCGAGGCGAGGAGCGGA
- a CDS encoding PAS domain-containing protein, translated as MTASEGGKNQEGNPSASTHGSSEGERSKQRLSGETIRWRAQLRAVIDSIPDLISVKNRDGVYWLCNRAFSRYVGVEPRLVVGRTDAELFDEEEARRRSELDREVLDGQETLRSESWKESADGGRALFDTLGAPFYSLEGELLGLIAISRDITERHRFEEELRRARDELSEQYEQLKELEALRDSLTHMIVHDLRNPVTGIIAWLKMAQETDPDAPAEESERYVARALWNASMLAQMINGVLDVSKMEAGDMELDIRVHDIAETSRAALDSLGGLIPDRDVEVESDEEVRAAYDEPLVTRVIANLVANALWFTPHDGSVRVVVRKGEDGFARVEVRDTGEGIPAEYHEKIFEKFGRVGQDARQVRLPTGLGLAFCKMVLDAHGGSIGVMSQVEKGSTFWFELPDGS; from the coding sequence ATGACTGCTTCCGAGGGCGGAAAGAACCAGGAGGGGAACCCTTCCGCGTCCACACACGGAAGCTCCGAGGGGGAGCGGTCGAAGCAGAGGCTCTCGGGGGAGACCATCCGCTGGCGTGCCCAGCTCCGGGCCGTTATCGACTCGATCCCCGACCTCATCTCAGTGAAGAACCGGGATGGCGTCTATTGGCTCTGCAACAGAGCGTTCTCGAGGTACGTCGGGGTGGAGCCCCGCCTGGTGGTGGGCAGGACCGATGCGGAGCTCTTCGATGAAGAAGAGGCGCGCCGGCGGAGCGAGCTCGACCGCGAGGTGCTCGACGGCCAGGAGACGCTGCGGAGCGAGTCCTGGAAGGAGTCCGCGGATGGCGGAAGAGCGCTCTTCGACACACTCGGGGCGCCGTTCTACAGCCTTGAGGGCGAGCTGCTCGGCCTCATCGCCATCAGCAGGGACATCACCGAGCGGCATCGCTTCGAGGAGGAGCTGCGCCGGGCCCGCGACGAGCTCAGCGAGCAGTACGAGCAACTCAAGGAGCTGGAAGCGCTCAGGGATTCCCTGACGCACATGATCGTGCACGACCTACGCAACCCGGTCACCGGCATCATCGCGTGGCTCAAGATGGCCCAGGAGACGGATCCCGATGCCCCCGCTGAGGAGAGCGAGCGCTACGTCGCCCGGGCGCTTTGGAACGCCTCCATGCTTGCCCAGATGATCAACGGGGTCCTCGACGTGAGTAAGATGGAAGCGGGGGACATGGAACTCGACATCCGAGTCCACGACATCGCGGAGACCTCGCGGGCCGCGCTCGATTCTCTCGGGGGCCTGATTCCCGATCGTGACGTAGAAGTGGAGTCCGACGAAGAGGTCCGGGCAGCCTACGACGAGCCGCTCGTCACCCGTGTGATCGCCAACCTGGTCGCGAACGCGCTCTGGTTCACGCCCCATGACGGGTCGGTGAGGGTGGTTGTGCGAAAGGGAGAGGATGGATTCGCGCGCGTGGAGGTGCGGGATACCGGCGAGGGGATTCCGGCGGAGTATCACGAGAAAATCTTCGAAAAGTTCGGTCGCGTCGGGCAGGACGCCCGACAAGTACGACTCCCGACCGGACTCGGCCTCGCGTTCTGCAAGATGGTGCTGGACGCCCACGGCGGGTCCATCGGCGTCATGAGCCAGGTGGAGAAGGGCAGCACGTTCTGGTTCGAGCTCCCCGACGGTTCTTGA
- a CDS encoding protein-L-isoaspartate(D-aspartate) O-methyltransferase, with product MATVYRPDDQRHECKVGRKLLLAVAVALNASCGPAPPAQANASTLSRQQMDFERARHQMVEEQIEARGVTDPRVLEAMQRVPRHEYVPAEYQARAYSDRPLPIGLDQTISQPYIVALMTELLQPEPDDRLLEIGTGSGYQAAVAAELVSEVYSIEIIPELARSAAERLERLGVSNVFVRAGDGYLGWPEQSPFDGILVTAGAEHIPEPLVEQLKPGARMIIPVGDLSSFQILKVVEKLPGGEVEIRDIIPVRFVPLRRNERD from the coding sequence ATGGCGACCGTCTACCGGCCGGATGACCAGAGGCACGAATGCAAGGTGGGGAGGAAACTGCTTCTTGCCGTCGCGGTTGCTCTGAACGCGTCGTGTGGTCCGGCGCCGCCGGCTCAGGCCAATGCGTCCACCCTGTCACGCCAGCAAATGGACTTCGAGCGAGCGCGGCACCAGATGGTAGAAGAACAGATCGAGGCGCGCGGAGTCACTGACCCCCGGGTTCTCGAGGCGATGCAGCGGGTCCCCCGCCACGAGTACGTTCCTGCCGAGTATCAAGCCCGCGCCTACAGTGATAGACCGCTCCCGATCGGGCTCGATCAGACGATCTCACAGCCCTATATCGTCGCCCTGATGACCGAACTCCTCCAGCCGGAACCGGACGACCGCTTGCTGGAGATCGGAACGGGTTCCGGATACCAGGCAGCCGTTGCGGCTGAATTGGTCTCGGAGGTCTACAGTATTGAGATCATTCCGGAGCTGGCGCGCTCAGCGGCCGAGCGACTCGAGAGACTCGGAGTTTCGAACGTGTTTGTCCGTGCCGGTGACGGGTACCTCGGATGGCCTGAACAGAGCCCGTTCGACGGGATCCTTGTCACGGCGGGGGCCGAGCACATCCCCGAGCCACTGGTCGAACAGTTGAAGCCTGGCGCTCGGATGATCATCCCCGTGGGTGACCTGTCTTCCTTCCAGATCTTGAAAGTGGTTGAGAAGCTGCCCGGAGGTGAGGTCGAGATACGTGACATCATTCCGGTCCGGTTCGTTCCGTTGCGCCGGAACGAGCGGGATTAG
- a CDS encoding DinB family protein produces the protein MTRRKLRRAHAALLASLDLEIEQASDPALCEASAPAVSKWSVKDHLEHLSIASGGIVSWIARARDGDPELDTGGGPSLAGRIVLLVGAFPRGRGKAPERTLPKGTSAAELAAKLRGIRERVQGLEGSLAQLQASSATRNHIAFGNLNAAQWLQFAVIHDNHHQKIIRDVLKARSDRGAAGAA, from the coding sequence GTGACCAGAAGGAAGCTCCGCCGAGCCCACGCCGCACTACTGGCGAGCTTGGACCTCGAGATCGAGCAGGCATCCGATCCGGCCTTGTGCGAGGCATCAGCGCCGGCGGTCTCCAAGTGGAGCGTGAAGGACCACCTGGAGCATCTCTCGATCGCCAGTGGGGGAATCGTGAGTTGGATCGCGCGAGCCCGCGACGGGGATCCCGAGCTCGACACAGGCGGTGGCCCCAGCCTGGCCGGACGGATCGTCCTGCTCGTCGGTGCGTTTCCGAGAGGTCGGGGTAAAGCTCCCGAGCGCACCCTGCCCAAGGGGACGAGCGCCGCGGAGCTGGCGGCGAAGCTTCGCGGAATCAGAGAGAGGGTGCAGGGGCTAGAGGGTTCCCTCGCGCAGTTACAGGCGTCGAGCGCCACACGAAATCACATCGCGTTCGGCAACCTCAACGCGGCACAGTGGCTGCAGTTCGCGGTGATCCACGACAACCACCATCAGAAGATCATCCGGGACGTGCTGAAGGCGAGGTCGGACCGTGGTGCTGCAGGTGCGGCTTGA